The Punica granatum isolate Tunisia-2019 chromosome 4, ASM765513v2, whole genome shotgun sequence sequence cttaaaattttttaatgtataTGTAAAGATCACCGAGCCGACTCGATCATTCCATTGTGAATCCAATCTCTGTTCAATTACTGAAAATTATGCAAGTGTTCGTCTTTACCCAGCTTAGAAGGAGAAACATATGAAGCTCATGAAAACCAATTAAAGCCAGTCATCTGGTCTTACTTTTGGTGTAATCTTATTCATTATATTGCAAGAGAACAGACAAGCTGAGACATATATTGCATTGCACATACAATTTCTGGTTCCTCTCTAGTCGTCCTCCACAAATACATACATGACAATGGCCATAAGAGCACCCTGTTTCACAATGATAATAATGTAGAGAGCAAGCAGGTAGTTTTAAGGGGGATACTACATGATACATGTGTAACATTTGTAGTCCTTGAGTTTGTTCAGGTCTTAAAACAGCAAGCTTGCCCAAGCACCAATGAACAAAAACCCACCAACCGGAGCTAAGGTGGAGTACTTTCGGTCCTCGAGAAATGCTGCAGTGTAACACCTACAAACATTCGAATGCACAATTTCTGGTTAAAACTTGTAAATGGCCCTTAACCACAAAACGACTGAACAGACGATAAAAGGCAAGGGTGAAACATATCCATATCTTCCATGAAGAAAATCACTGATATGGTGCGCATCA is a genomic window containing:
- the LOC116202893 gene encoding uncharacterized protein LOC116202893 isoform X1 translates to MRSSAMDPLIWHKVAGLCGVAALGLGTYGAHVFRPKNPAYKEVWQTASLYHLVHTAALVAAPLTKRPSIVLHCSISRGPKVLHLSSGWWVFVHWCLGKLAVLRPEQTQGLQMLHMYHVVSPLKLPACSLHYYHCETGCSYGHCHVCICGGRLERNQKLYVQCNICLSLSVLLQYNE